The window CGCATCTGCGACAGGCGCATACTGAAGTTAATTAGACAGTGGCTTGAAGCAGGTGTAATGAAGGATGGCATATGGCAAAAAACGGAGATCGGAAGCCCACAAGGCGGCGTAATATCTCCTCTTCTGGCCAATATTTATCTCAATTACCTTGATACGATATGGGAAAAACGGTTTTCCCATCTCGGAAAGCTGATAAGGTATGCGGACGATCTAGTCATTCTATGTCGATACAAACCGCAGGCGCTAGAATCGATTCAGACACTTAAAGCGATCTTTGGGAAACTGGAATTGACCATGAACACTTCTAAATCAAAGCTAGTGAGTCTATGGAAGAACCAGGACGGATTCGACTTCCTTGGCTTTCATCATCGGAAGATGCCTTACCTTCATAAAACCGGGACAAAGTATCGACTTCGAAGCTTTCCATCGAAGAAAGCAATGAAGAAGATGCGCACTCGTGTGAAGGAAGAAACGGCATCCAGAGGCCTGTTAAACTGTCAGTTAAATATGATGGTCAAGCTGCTGAACCCAATGATTCAAGGATGGCGCAACTATTATGCTCATCAGGATGTAGATCGAAGTATGGCAAACCGTTTCCTTGGGAAAGTGGACTGGTACATCCTGAGGAGATTGAGACTGTTCTGGAATAACAAACATAGGAAGCGCAAACGGAATTGGTCGGAGATGCAGATTCTGCTTCAACGTGCAGGATTGAAAACAGTATGCTCATGGAAAACCGTAATGCCCTAGATGAAGAACGTCGGAAAGCCGTATGCGGGAAAACCGCACGTACGGTTTGATGAGGAGGGGCTGGGAAATCCAGTCCTTTACTCTACTTAATGCAATAGCATCCTGTCGCCGTATCGGCATTATATTCGTTGAGCAAGGAGATTGCCTGTTCAACATACGGGCAATTACTTGAGGGACGGCTATCATAGCTGTTCCTCTTTTTATGGTGTTTACTGAAATATCACTTTAATATCGGAATTTTAAATATAAACATAAAACCAATGATGATCGGGATCGTTATTATATTGCGTCAGTAAAGGCTTTTTATAGTGCAGGCGTAACATTGGGAACATGATCATGTTAAATAGAAAACTATGATAATACGAAAGCTGTATTCTGCAAAAAAAATCATCATTAGGTTGGTGCTTTTCTTATCTCATAAGAGTGTACAGTATCCTCGATAACCAAATAGAAATGCAGTTATGAAATTGAATAAACATAACGAAAGCCCTTAGAGTGGCTTCTAGGGCTTCTGACGATGGATGAAAGAAGTCATAGTTTTATTTGACGTTACTTAGGGTTTTGTTTTCGTTTTTTCACAATACCCTACATGGTATTGCTGACCATTGATTTGAATAAAGCCTGTTTTATATATCATACAAGCATTTTGCGTAGGCTCAACTTTGCTACAACTAGAGCAGTAATAATGGTTTGAATTGTCCAAAAGTATCACCTTACCTTTGCTTTGATATGTTCACAAAGCATTGTACCATAATATGAATACGACCATTTTTTATTTTACTTTGATTGAAATAGTTACCATCAATTGGAATTCACAAAAGATGTAAACTTGCTCGATTTTGCATAAAATACTTTTACAGTTCAATTTGGAGGTTTAGATAGGCTATGTACAAAATAAGAGCGAAGCATGAAACTGAGCATAATATACGATTAACATCACCAGAAATGGCAAGCCTTTGGACTGCTTACTTAAATGACACTATGGCAATATGTGTCATAAAGTACATGTTGGAAAAGGTTGAAGATACTGAAATAAAACCAGTTTTTGAATATGCCTTAAACTTAGCTGAAACACATATTCAAACAATCACTGAATTTTTTAAGAAGGAAAACTTTCCAATACCGTTTGGGTTTACAGAGCATGATGTAAACCTATCAACACCACGTTTATTTTCAGATACCTTTTGGTTAATGTACCTTAATGAAATGACCATTCACGGTATAACTGGTTATGCAGTTGCATTAACGTCTGCAACACGTTCAGATATTCGTGAGTATTACACTAAATGTAATACTTCAGCAATGGAACTTTTCCATAAGACAACTGATGTTTTATTGTCTAAAGGGATTTTTTCCAGACCTCCTTATGTTTCTACACCACAAAATGCTGACTTTGTTAAGAAACAATCCTTTATTAGCGGTTGGTTTGGCGACCGCAGACCATTAAACGCTATTGAGATAAGTAATATTTTCTTTAATTTGAAAAAAGACATTGTGAGCAGGGCTTTACAATTAGGATTTAGTCAAGTAGCAAAGTCTAAAGAAGTTAGGGATTATATGGTAAGAGGGGTAGCTATCACTTTTAAACATATTGAGATTTTTAGTTCCATCTTACACGAAAACGACCTGCCTTCCCCAATACGTTGGGAATCTGAGATTACAAATTCTACTGTTTCACCATTCTCGGACAAGTTGATGATGTATCATGCCATGGTATTGATTGCTACAGCAGTAGGATTTTATGGGGCTGGAATGGCAGTCTGTATGAGAACGGATTTGGCATTACAATATCAACGTATTATTACCGAAACACAAAAATACGCTGAAGATGGGATAAACATCATGATTGAAAACAGTTGGATGGAACAGCCACCACAAGCTGATGACCGTAAAGCGTTAGCACAAACTTAATTAACGTTAATGAAAAGTTGGGAAAGATATGGGAAAATGTACTCGTACTGAGGTATTTCTTTGGAGTATAGCCTTGCCTGGATTTGGACAACTTTTAAATGGTCGGTTTTTAAAAGGACTGTTACTAGTCGGTTTGGAGTTTTTAATAAACAGTCAATCCAATCTAAATGAAGTAATTATTTCGAGTTTCCATGGAGAATTTGAGAAAGCAATAATTCAAACGGATTACCAGTGGTTAATGTTTTATCCGTAAGCGTCAAACGTACCACACCTTTAAGTCCCCAAAGTGAAATGAGAAAATAAGGTCATCCGAAGAATTAGGAGGCCGCCTCATGAAAATCAAGAAAGCTCGCTGTCAAGAATGGATTCCTCTCATCGAAAATTACAAGGCCAGTGGACTTACTATGGCTGCGTGGTGCTCCGCTAATCAATTTACGTTACATACGCTAAAGTACTGGCTTCGCAAATTAAACGGGGTGTCTTCCACCAGCTCCACCAAATCCCAACCTTCTGCCTTCATTCCGCTCTCCGTTGGCGACGCCGTAAGTGTAAAAGCCCATACCACACCGCTCATCGTCCGTGTCGGGGAAGCGAGTATCGAGCTTCGGTCCGACTTTGACTCTCGCCTGTTTCGTGAAGTCGTCCAGGTTCTTCGTTCCACATGCTAACGCTGCCTGGCACGCATTCCGTCTATCTGGCTTACGGATCGACGGATCTACGTAAATCCATTGATGGACTTGCCGCTCTTGTTCAGGAAGGCTTCGGTCTTGACCCGTTTTCTCCAGCTCTGTTCGTTTTCTGTAATCGGGAGAAGAACAAACTCAAGATTTTGCAATGGGAGCATAATGGCTTCTGGCTGTTCTACCGTAGGCTTGAGCGCGGCACCTTTCGTTGGCCCAGCGGCAACGAGGGCACGGTCACTGTCTCTTCCCGCGAACTCCGTTGGCTTCTGGACGGACTTGCCCTTAGCCAGCGGCAGGCACACACCAAAGTGACTGCGGAAACCGTTATCTAGCCATCATTGTTCGCTGTTTCGCCATACCTAGCAGCCTTTATTGGCAGGATTGAAAACGGGATTTGTCCAATCTATTAAGTATGGAAAATCGAGCGGATACCCCAATAACAATAGAAGAGCTTGAAAGAAAGAATGCTACGCTAGAGCAGCAAAACGCCGAACTGACCGCCAAGCTGAACTGGTATCAGGAGCAATTTAAGCTGGCCCAACAGAAACGTTTCGGCGCATCCAGCGAGAAGTCGCATCCAGATCAGGTTGAGATGGACCTATTTAATGAAGCCGAAGTGCTGGCCACCCCCGCTATGCAAGAGCCAGATATGGAGACGCTCAGCTTTAGTCGCAAGAAAACGACAGGTGCCCGCGAAGCGAAGCTGGAGCATTTCCCGGTCGATACGGTGACCTATGAACTATCGGAGTCTGAGCAAATTTGCGAATGCTGTGGCAGTGCGCTTCATAATATGAGCAGCGAGACGCGAAACGAGATTACCATTATTCCGGCGGAAGTCCGTGTTGTTCGGCATGTCCGTCAAGTGTATGGCTGTCGACGCTGCGAGCGCGAGGAAATCCGTACACCTATCATTACCGCTCCAATGCCGCGGCCCGTCTACCCGGGAAGCCTCGCCTCCTCCTCGATCATGGCGTACGTCATGAGTCAGAAATACGTGGATAGTCAGCCGCTGTATCGGCAAGAGCAGCAATTTTCCAGGCTTGGGCTGACACTTTCTCGGCAGACGCTGGCAAATTGGATGATGTATGGGGCGAATCACTGGCTCGTTCATCTCGTGGACCGGATGCAAGAACATCTACTCAAACAAGACGTTCTGCAAGCTGACGAGACAACGCTTCAGGTGCTCCGAGAACCGGGTAAGTCGGCCGAGACGCAGTCGTACATGTGGCTGTATCGAACCGGACGCGAAGGACCGCCCATCGTGGTATTCGACTACCGCCCAACCCGGGGCGGCGAGAATCCGCGCGATTTTCTCAAAGGATTCGCGGGTTACTTGCATGTGGACGGCTATGCCGGTTACCACAAAGTGGCCGGAGTCACGCTCGTGGGGTGCTGGGCGCATGCCCGACGCAAGTACGACGAGGCAATAAAGGCGGTCCCGGCTGGGCAAGACAAAACGAAAACGACAGCTCAGCATGGGCTCGACTTCTGTAATCAGTTATTCGCCATCGAGCGAGAATTGAAGGAAGCGACACCGGAGGAACGCCATAGCACCCGGAAGGCGAAAAGCCAGCCGATTCTGGAGGCTTATTTAGGTTGGCTTCGCCATCTGCGGTCGCGTACGCTTCCCAAAAGCCTGCTCGGCCAAGCGATTACGTATAGCCTCAATCAATGGGACAAGCTGTCGGCTTTCCTACTGGATGGACGTTTGGAAATTGACAATAATCGAAGTGAACGATCCATTAAGCCGTTTGTGATCGGGAGAAAGAACTGGCTGTTCGCGAATACACCTCGCGGCGCGAAGGCCAGTAGCATCATCTATAGTGTGATCGAGACGGCAAAAGAAAATGGTCTTAATCCGAACAAATATCTAAACTATTTGTTTGAACAACTGCCTCAGCTGGATGATCCGAAAAATACAGAAGCCTTAGATCGTCTACTTCCGTGGTCGGCGTCGTTACCGCTGACCTGCCGAGTGTTTACATCTTAATACCAGCTTAGTTTAACCCCCATCCTGCAACAAGGTGGGGGTTATTTGACGCTGCGTTAAAAGCGAACGGCCATGCGCTCCTTGTTATCAGGAATATTTAAATGACTGTATGTAAGACTGCTTTGCTTTAAGGAACTTACCGTATAAGAGACACCACGTAAAGTCTATGGAAAAATACCTGACCAACACTGTATTTGACTCCTCGACGTTTGCCCTATTTTCTGATAATGTTCACCACTATTCCAAGATGATGAAATCCTGCGAAGGAGTGAGCACACGTGAGACAAGCCCTTAAAACCGAGGAACGGGTACGAGAGCTCATTAAATTACATCACGAGGGAAGCCATTCTTCGGTTATGCCGACCATGGTTACTTCTTCTGGTCCAATAGCTAAGATATGGTATGCGGACTGGTTGCCGGTGCGCTTTGCCCGATTATTTTGACGCTCGCCCTGAACGAAGTGCAGAAAGCACCCTTCAAAAAATGGGTCCAGACCGTTTCGTATGCGCACTATTTATTTCCACCATAATTATGGTTTTGATCATAATTTCGTTTTTGCCTCCTTCCGCAGGTCTCATTAACAAAATTTCTTGCCTTGTTCGGCGCAGATGCGGTCAATTTTCTGAGAGCCCATCATTTAATTGGAACCTGGAATATAACCAATATTGCAATAGCAATTGGAATTGAGATTATGTACGTTAGTAATGGCCGGAAAAAATGTAATCGAAGCAGTGGGAACATGATCATATTGAATAAAACGGAATAAAACAAGTTCCAACCGTTAAAATATTTTATCGCATCGCAAAACATATATATAACTTCAATTAAGGAATAAATTACTACCCAAAATCCAATCCATAATATTGACTTACCGACTCCATTTGGGAATAAACCAAGGTATATCAGTGTAGTAGATGCAAAGCACACAAAACAGCCTATTTCGACCCCTATATAGCTATGAATTGGCGGCCAGGGCTGATGTTGCCATAACGGATAATGGCTTGTTAGCACCATATAAAAAATGTCCCCGAGCAAGTAATACAAAATGGTCGAATGATACGTTTGCCAATGTCTCCAATCTCCCCAGCGCCATCCCGCAAGTATAAATATTATGGCCAAAGCAATGAAAGGCATTTGATATACCCCATTTCTTTGTAATTTAAGTACGTTTTAGTAGTTCTCAAATAAATCTGTATGTATACACACTCCATACATATCTATGAATTGGTTTACCCCTTTAAATGACTTTCTTTCAATGGCTTGTGTAGTTTCATCCAAAGCTGCAGGTTTTAATACTCGACATTTGCATAGGCGCATTTCTCTTTGGCAATAATAATAATTAAAGCCTCAGGAGTGATGGTCGTCTATGGGTTCCATAAGCAGTAACCTTGGAGTAAATGAAACCTATCTTAGAGAACAATTCCATAATTGCTCGGACATTATATTGCGCTCTTTTATTTTGAAGGATGAAAGCAAACTTTTGCTCATTTACCTTGATGGCATGGTGCGTTTACAGAGCATCGAGGATAATGTGCTGAAGCCCCTTATTTTCAATGGTTTGCCGCAAGGTATTGATAAAATCGTGTCACTGGCCGAAATGTTCAGATGCGAATGGCTTCCGCTAACGAACGTAAAGACGGAGGAAACTTTAGAGGGATTGATCAATCATATCCTGCAAGGCAGCTTGGGGATCTTGGTTGACGGCAAAGAATCCTCGCTCATCGCTCAGGTCCAGGATTTTGAGATGAGAAGCATCCAGGAGCCGAAGAAGGAATCGACTTTACGTGGCTCCAAAGAAGGCTTCGTCGAAAATATTCGCACCAACACATCGTTGATTAGACGTAGGATCATCCATCCGAATCTGAAGATGGAATCGTATAAGATCGGAAAATACACGCAAACTGAAGTAGTCCTTGCCTACATGCAAGGCTTGGCGGATGAGCAAGTGTTATTGGAAGTACGAGAAAAGCTCGACAAAATCGATATGGACGGCGTAATCGATTCCGCTTATATCGAAGAATGGATCGAGAATAGCTCATTCTCCATCTTTTCGCAAATTCAAAATACCGAACGCCCGGATATCACGGTCGCTTCATTATTAGAGGGAAAGGTCGCTCTCATCACAAGCGGAACCCCCTTTGTCCTCATTCTTCCCATAACGCTCTGGTCTTTACTTCAATCGGCAGACGATTACTTCGAGAGGTTTGTATTCGTCTTTCTAACTCGGTGGATTCGGTACCTTATGGCCTTCATATCAC is drawn from Paenibacillus sp. V4I7 and contains these coding sequences:
- a CDS encoding IS66 family insertion sequence element accessory protein TnpB, which encodes MKIKKARCQEWIPLIENYKASGLTMAAWCSANQFTLHTLKYWLRKLNGVSSTSSTKSQPSAFIPLSVGDAVSVKAHTTPLIVRVGEASIELRSDFDSRLFREVVQVLRSTC
- a CDS encoding DUF3231 family protein, producing the protein MYKIRAKHETEHNIRLTSPEMASLWTAYLNDTMAICVIKYMLEKVEDTEIKPVFEYALNLAETHIQTITEFFKKENFPIPFGFTEHDVNLSTPRLFSDTFWLMYLNEMTIHGITGYAVALTSATRSDIREYYTKCNTSAMELFHKTTDVLLSKGIFSRPPYVSTPQNADFVKKQSFISGWFGDRRPLNAIEISNIFFNLKKDIVSRALQLGFSQVAKSKEVRDYMVRGVAITFKHIEIFSSILHENDLPSPIRWESEITNSTVSPFSDKLMMYHAMVLIATAVGFYGAGMAVCMRTDLALQYQRIITETQKYAEDGINIMIENSWMEQPPQADDRKALAQT
- a CDS encoding IS66 family transposase produces the protein MENRADTPITIEELERKNATLEQQNAELTAKLNWYQEQFKLAQQKRFGASSEKSHPDQVEMDLFNEAEVLATPAMQEPDMETLSFSRKKTTGAREAKLEHFPVDTVTYELSESEQICECCGSALHNMSSETRNEITIIPAEVRVVRHVRQVYGCRRCEREEIRTPIITAPMPRPVYPGSLASSSIMAYVMSQKYVDSQPLYRQEQQFSRLGLTLSRQTLANWMMYGANHWLVHLVDRMQEHLLKQDVLQADETTLQVLREPGKSAETQSYMWLYRTGREGPPIVVFDYRPTRGGENPRDFLKGFAGYLHVDGYAGYHKVAGVTLVGCWAHARRKYDEAIKAVPAGQDKTKTTAQHGLDFCNQLFAIERELKEATPEERHSTRKAKSQPILEAYLGWLRHLRSRTLPKSLLGQAITYSLNQWDKLSAFLLDGRLEIDNNRSERSIKPFVIGRKNWLFANTPRGAKASSIIYSVIETAKENGLNPNKYLNYLFEQLPQLDDPKNTEALDRLLPWSASLPLTCRVFTS
- the ltrA gene encoding group II intron reverse transcriptase/maturase, giving the protein MNAEYTANATSENARQLQNTLYLAAKENPKRKFHALYDKVFRKDILQEAWTRVKTNRGSAGIDGQTIKFIVREIGEESFIEEIRQQLMNGEYRPSPVKRKEIPKPDGKTRPLGIPTVRDRTVQMATKLVIEGIFEADFKDCSYGFRPKRSAHHAIKSIRESINWGVINWVVDVDITGYFDNISHSKLMKLVEERICDRRILKLIRQWLEAGVMKDGIWQKTEIGSPQGGVISPLLANIYLNYLDTIWEKRFSHLGKLIRYADDLVILCRYKPQALESIQTLKAIFGKLELTMNTSKSKLVSLWKNQDGFDFLGFHHRKMPYLHKTGTKYRLRSFPSKKAMKKMRTRVKEETASRGLLNCQLNMMVKLLNPMIQGWRNYYAHQDVDRSMANRFLGKVDWYILRRLRLFWNNKHRKRKRNWSEMQILLQRAGLKTVCSWKTVMP
- a CDS encoding spore germination protein, which translates into the protein MGSISSNLGVNETYLREQFHNCSDIILRSFILKDESKLLLIYLDGMVRLQSIEDNVLKPLIFNGLPQGIDKIVSLAEMFRCEWLPLTNVKTEETLEGLINHILQGSLGILVDGKESSLIAQVQDFEMRSIQEPKKESTLRGSKEGFVENIRTNTSLIRRRIIHPNLKMESYKIGKYTQTEVVLAYMQGLADEQVLLEVREKLDKIDMDGVIDSAYIEEWIENSSFSIFSQIQNTERPDITVASLLEGKVALITSGTPFVLILPITLWSLLQSADDYFERFVFVFLTRWIRYLMAFISLALPAIYVALSTFHPEMIPSNLMIGIATARESSPFPTVVEVLLMMFIFDGLQEAGIHLPNQLGPVVSIIGALVIGQAAVEAGIISTPIIIVISLTGVAAYTIPRYSLTLPFRLIRYLLLFFSGLLGFVGFSFGIIFLLIHLVMLESFGTPYLSPVAPFDGTRIKDLIIRYPFWVKNGQKKKGRQR
- the tnpB gene encoding IS66 family insertion sequence element accessory protein TnpB (TnpB, as the term is used for proteins encoded by IS66 family insertion elements, is considered an accessory protein, since TnpC, encoded by a neighboring gene, is a DDE family transposase.), whose product is MLTLPGTHSVYLAYGSTDLRKSIDGLAALVQEGFGLDPFSPALFVFCNREKNKLKILQWEHNGFWLFYRRLERGTFRWPSGNEGTVTVSSRELRWLLDGLALSQRQAHTKVTAETVI